A single genomic interval of Helianthus annuus cultivar XRQ/B chromosome 13, HanXRQr2.0-SUNRISE, whole genome shotgun sequence harbors:
- the LOC110903252 gene encoding uncharacterized protein LOC110903252 — protein sequence MLPSDTSGKRRRIASSYETGETSSTSPRCRISQRLHSIISQTSGSIERSLPMYSGFGDCTYICEHCSALFWFVERVLHAAHVHHPRYNQCCKSGSMRLPFPLEPPPDIKQLFQDPQFLDNIRAYNNMFSMTSFGVEVVDTINDGRGPCVFKISGQVSHWIGSLCPPPNEKPRFLQMYIYDTENEISNRLRFFNNSDQHNLSDSIVDMLNQLLNTYNGYARLFKNASDICRTTEGSCYSIRLYSNVPDRRYGAPSADALG from the coding sequence ATGTTGCCCTCGGACACGTCTGGCAAAAGGCGGAGAATAGCTAGCTCTTATGAAACAGGTGAAACTTCTAGCACATCTCCTCGCTGCAGGATTTCACAACGGTTGCATTCAATCATTTCTCAAACTTCGGGGTCAATAGAGAGGTCGTTGCCAATGTATTCAGGTTTTGGAGATTGCACTTATATTTGTGAACACTGCAGTGCTCTATTTTGGTTTGTTGAGAGGGTTTTACATGCTGCACATGTTCATCATCCTCGCTACAATCAGTGTTGTAAATCGGGCTCTATGAGGTTGCCTTTTCCCCTTGAACCACCACCTGATATTAAGCAACTTTTTCAAGATCCTCAGTTCCTGGACAATATTAGAGCATATAACAATATGTTTTCTATGACCTCATTTGGGGTAGAGGTTGTCGACACTATTAATGATGGTCGTGGTCCTTGCGTTTTTAAAATCTCAGGCCAAGTTTCACACTGGATCGGATCTTTGTGCCCTCCACCTAATGAGAAACCACGTTTTTTACAAATGTACATATACGACACAGAGAATGAGATTTCAAACAGACTTCGATTCTTCAATAACTCAGATCAACACAACCTTTCAGATAGTATTGTTGACATGCTCAACCAGTTGTTAAATACCTACAATGGGTATGCTCGCCTCTTTAAAAACGCTAGCGACATCTGCAGAACGACAGAAGGCAGTTGTTATTCCATTCGTCTTTATAGTAACGTACCCGATAGAAGATATGGTGCTCCATCTGCAGACGCATTAGGTTGA